The Solanum lycopersicum chromosome 8, SLM_r2.1 DNA segment GGTAGTAAATGCAGAATGAAAAAAGATACTGTGTCATTAATTACTATCTTTAATTTGGTCTTCATTTACGTATTGCAAAATGGTGTGTACATAATATCAACTTGGGTCAGTAGTGAATAAGGTAAATATTTCTTTAGGAGTCtcgattttaaatttttaaatacgaaattatttttattaagtcaAGTTTTATCCTAATATATGGGACTTTGTGACATTAATTTGAGATTAATTGGGATAAAatatacatcaatttttttaaaaaaatcgaaAGCGAACTTTAATAGTTCAATTGGTTGaatacttttatatatttacattgTTGCGGTCTTTGGGAGAATTTCATTCTCTACCTTATAATCCTTTCTTTCACTACTCCTTCCGCTAcccttgaaatttttttaattttcttttgaaaatttgacttGTGAATGTCGATTTTTGACTAAATAAAtgttattatgttttaaataaaatcaacttctagatgtcattttcattgccgaaattttttttaaaaaaatctgatCGTTCTCTGTGGTCTCCTGGAGGTCGATTTCTAacgcaatttttttttttgaagaatgtaaataaaagaatcaaaatctAATTAAGACAACAAATATTCagtctaataataaaaataaaaaatataacgtaaaaataataaagacatGAAGTCATGATTTTCGAATAAtgtattttataattatgttactGATAAACTTACCTTCAAAAGTCgatattttccaaaataaaatcatcatcCCATTTGATGTTGGTATttcccaaaaataaattaaaattctattttatttatttatttatttattttagtagcGTACCTGGTGggaaaaggaaatttttttgtaCATATATAATATGGTCGACATTATACGGCAGTGACACAAGAAAAATGACAACTTGTGAAACTTTAGAATTTTCAAAACAATGAAGAAAGGACAATTCATAGAGATTtactaattttatcaaaagaaaaagaatttaaacataatgtttttttgtttctatttggcttcatttaattttataatttattatatcatgTTATATTGTCCTTCTTGGAACTCAAAagttttttgtgatttttttttggctgttttaaaaggaaaaagataaaaatccaTTTGACCAAACAGGCTAAGTATAAATAAGTATGGTGGAAATTTAACATATaaccatataatatttatttttatctatatatatagtgcCTAGCTGGTTAAAAgacaaatccaaaaaaaaatatcgaccattttttgggagatcactgtccttatttaattattctagACAATGATATGGACCTACTCATCAATGCTGcaaatatagattttttttaaaaaaaaaattcaaattttttagtttataaataaatttattatcatatgattttttttcaaattatatttagagaagaattttttatttttgcgaGCTTATAATCTTTAACTAAGttcaaaaaacataattacaaaaataattttaaaaaataaatattgattgaTTCATTTCTCTACTTCATGTTTATAATTGTAAAATGTAACACGCTTGATGATTTATAACCATTTTAAAAATCATGGTTAATTTATAGTAATTGGTTAATTTAACACATTTACCTATTCTATACGTATAAAATTGCAAGTtcttataaacaaaaaattaaatttaaattctctCCATTTAAATGGGTATCCAAATAAGAATGAGAGACTTACAAAAATGGAGTGAGATTAGAAATTAGAtaaaattccttttttattcttaactagaatttcaatttaaaacctcgttaaatattttcttgtaatatacactgtaaattaattaattattttacataaatattttgttcttattttatatgtCGTACAAATATAATTAGCGTAACTATTTGGATTATATAATATTTGCGTCAAATATTCATAATAACttatacaatttaaaattataatttcactCCCCGCCCCCCGGCCGAAATCTTCAAATTATAGTCTAAAAAATGTTCATAAAAATTAGTTATACatacaataatatttcaaaaatggaTAATTGGCTATAATATCAAATGTAAGTCTAAAAGCAGATAGATAAAcaaatttttactttaaatttttttccatcatttattttttagaaaaggaggattaagaaaaaaagaattatatggaAATAAACTATATTTGACATTTGACTTATTAAGTCATAAAGAAGACCCATACTCAACATTAAAACGTGTAACTCACGAACCCATGTGTCACGTAATAGTAGACCATAATTAACCCCTAAAACAATACATAGCGCGTGGACTCCATAATTCTGACCTTGGTAAATTCTGATTCTTCTGATTTCTCCACGAGGTGGGGTTTGGGGcgttttcttataaaatattttttcattattcaatGTTCGATatagattaattattttgaatatatagaGTAATTGTTTTGAATTACAtcattaaaagtattttttatcaaaaattttttatatttagagcTTAAATTTGAAgctagttttaaaaaataccaATTTCATTCTTTGTgtaacatttcaatatattattaaagtCTGTCTATTTCAAATTCACATAGGACCTTATTTAGAAAAATACTCTTTATTAATTACTTTCTTCGTTTAAAAAAGAGTTATctcatttcctttttaattcgttttaaaaaataatttttttattttttataacaatttaatttcaGTTTGTCATGTGTCATATTTAAAGCCACAAAATTGAAggataatttaatatatttaacataattttaatttaaaatcataaaatttgaaattcttctttattttctaaaacttCACTTCAAATCactctttttaaattaaacttttATGTCTAAAACTTAAATTCTAAATGAATTAGAAAAACAACCACCTCATTAACTAGGCCACTTTTATTTATCTAAAGGGGTTGGGGGTTATATAGGTTAGAAGAAGCTGAAATATAATTTCAGATTTCAGAAAAAAGAACCTGCAAATCTGTTCTGTGATTCATTCAAAACCATGATTACAAGCCGAcgaaaaaacaaattttgagttttttttcttttttttttctcaacaaaaagaatcaatcttttttcttatatacTCTCATACACCCTTTTCATTTAGCTTCAATTTCCATGGCTaattcatcttcttcctcctcaAAATCCTCCATTTCTCCTCGTCATCCTCCTCTTTTCACTCCTGTAAGTTCACCATTTCTCTTTTTGGGTATTCAAGCAAATTCTTGATTTGTATTGTTTTTAAGATTTTGAACATAAAGAAACAATCTTTTTGGTTTATAATCAATACCCTTTTGGTTTAATTCAATTTCCATGGCTAATTCATCTTCTCCTTTTACTCCTGTAAGTTTCACCCTTTTTTCTCTTATGGGTATTGAAGCAAACTCTGtttagatgttttttttttctcaaaaagattgaatttttatgatttttggttTGTGTTTTTTGGTTGTAGATTGAAGAAgggaatgaagaagaagagtatTCACAAGGGAGAGGCAGTTTTAGAGCAGAAACAACTCCAAGTGAAGGTGAATACAGACACCATCCAACACCTTTACACTCTAAAACAGAGAATAAAGGCAAAGTGTGTAACAAAAAGAGGCAAGAAAATGATGATAAAGGAGTTTTGTGTAACAAGTGCAGGCCAAGCAATAGGGAGAAAATCACTGTGGTTCCATTAGACAACAAGGGTAATTCTTTAAATAGTCCACATGGTGGTTTATTCAAATCTGTTCTTTCTAATCTGGTTAAAAAAAGTCCAAGATTATCATTGTCATCATCAGAAGTTGAGTCTTCTGTTGTTGGTGGAGTGTCGACAAAAGAGGAACAATGGAAAATTGCATTAGCTGAGGTTTCACATAAGCTTATTCAAGCTACTAGAAAAAGAGATGAGGCTGTTTTAGAAGCATCAAGATTGAAGTTTTCTATGGTTGAGCTTGAGAAAAAGCTAAACAAACTTGAAATTTACTGTCATAATTTGAAGTCTGGTCTTGATGTTTGTAGTAACAACAAAGTTATGATGACTAACAAATCCTCTTTAAGTTTGGTTCAAAGAGTGAAATTTGGTGAAGAGGATAAAGTAATTGAGCATTTCTTAGTTATGGTGTCTGAGGCAAGATCATCTGTTAGGATATTAAGTCGATCGATGACTCTTCAACTTAGGCAGATTGGTAGCAAAGTATATGATCGAATTGCATTATTACTCCAACCATATGAAATCAAGATTTCAATATCAAGAAACCCCAGAGGCTTACTTGTGTATCTTGAAGCTTTGTTAAACAAGGccttttatgatgattttgaatCTATTGGATATCAAAAGAGTTGTTGTAACCAAATCTTGAACCCCATTGATCGTTGTGAATCGAATTTCGGTTTGTACAATCGATTAAAGGACTTAACATGGGAGGAAGTTTTAAGCAAAGGGACAAGATTTTATAGTGAAGAATTCAGCAAGTTTTGTGATAGGAAAATGAGTGAAATTGTTGCTATGTTAGGATGGAACCGTGCTTGGCCTGAACCACTTTTGCAAGCTTTTTTTGGTGCATCAAAAGCAGTATGGTTAGTACATTTATTGGCTAACTCATTACACCCAACTTTGCCTATTTTCAGAGTGGATAAAGAGATGAAATTTGACTCAATTTACATGGAGGATATGGGTGCAGACAAGGCTAAGAAGTTGGTCCCTAACATGGTTAGGATCATGGTTACACCAGGGTTCTATGTCTATGACAATGTGGTCAAGTGCAAGGTACTTTGCaggtataataataatattggcATTAATAACAATGAGGGTTTAATAACCCCATCACCTACATAACCAAAAAATACACatcatgtgaaaaatatttagtttaattttgtttttcttttatgtacTTATTAGATTTTGGAGGACTTTTTAAAGCAAAGTGAAATATTTGGCGTTTTGTTGTTGTAAGTTTTCTTGCATTGATTTACTCATTACTTGGTCAAATTGGTGAGTTTCTTTGTCAAACTTTACTTGTTTGATAGATTTGAGTCTTAACATCCTTATGGAATGACCATGGAGTACCATGGTCTAATAGATATGATTCCCATTTCCCACTCTTAATTAGATGTTTcgagtgaaattttttttttatcagatATGGTATGCAATGCTAACCTAGATTGCTTAGGGCTTCATTGTTCAGATTAATCGCGACTCCCAATTTAAATATCGAACATGAAAAAATCTTTACTTTCATTGCGAAGTTCGATTCGATTTacccattattttttttctttaaaaaaagagCTAGGACAAAAACTTCCCTATGGAATCTCATTATTATGTACAACTAGATATATAGTAAGGTACATGTATTTATTGTAAGTTGTGATGAAtgagtagtttttttttaaaaaaaaattgttttgagtAGTTTTATTTCTTGTGGTAACAAAGCCAATATAAGCCAATACAAGAAAGTAGTAAAGTTTCTTGTTGGTGTATATGAGTTGTTATTGTCTTTGACAGCCCTCATCTAGGTTTCCTCATCCTTCAAATTTGTCTTATTGAGTACTTGTTGGGACCAATGCAACAAGTCCAACTCACTAGTTTTTAAAAGAATCACTTTCATAGATTttcatatcatatttatatatacaacaTATACAACATATACTTTACACTTCTATCTTTCACTAATACAAATATCGAATAATTTTACTAACAAAGCTCTTTAGACATGTTTGAGCCTATGTTGAGCACCTCCGCCATGCTCACAAAAGTTCAGACAAGGGAGTATTTTTCTCGACGACGAAAAGGGTGCGGGAAAGGAAAATAGtttttgagataaaaaataaagaagatcgAGGATGGCTTTATAACAATGAAACACATTTTTATGACTTTCATCGTATGATTGTCAGTCTCTCTCCTCATGTCCATCACGATAGTTGTCCTCGGATTTTTATCTaccttttataataaaaaatctaatatttttatttttgttagaatttGAATCTCTATTGTTTATTATTTCCGTCTATTTCATTAATCGCTAGGTCATTTAAGTGAAGTTATCTTCATATATTTTGACATCTTAGATTTGCATGTACAACAAACACTACCGGTCAAGGGGAAACGTTTTCATTATACACTTTTTCTCACCCTTTGGAAATCCAATACGTATTAAAAGTATAATCTTTATCCTCAGGAGTGATGTTACATTGAAAAACAAACATTTGTCCTATGTGataatttatacacataatttttaaaaatggttTAAGTTAGCATCAAGAGCTAGTTGATATATTTTGATTACTAATATAACTTTCTGTAACTGATACAATATAGTTGACCACtttcacataaaataatatgtacAACATAGTTTGCTTTCATCATATGAATAAGACATGCTTTTTTTTGGTCCCACATAGCTCAAAATAACATTTAGGATGttaattttgacttaaaatggaaaatgatgtggttaaacaaatttatactacttaattactcatcatagttataatttgctataattatcgctcacgactaacattatacattaattatgtaggTTGACTTCGAGTTTATATAATTAgctatatttgtatatgtataatttgctagaatatacaaatacatatgtataatatacaattatctaatcaatTTGCATATACAATctacctctctcccactctctgcccacTCTCGCTCgcttttcttctctctctcaatctcgcttgctttttatacaaatgcatatgtataatatacaattatttaaccaatatacatatacatttacatctttcccactctctgcccctatctcactcgcctctctcctccctctcccaatctcgctggTCTCTCTCCTCTCACCCAATCTCACTTGTCATAtatgcaaatacatatgtataatatataattatctaactaatatacatatacaattcacctctctctcctctcctcagtctcgctcgcctctatCCTCCCTGTAACATGTAGgtaaaaattgtaattatcaaattataactATATAGAGTAATCAGGTTGTTTTttagtggctatatgtgaaagtttctcaTAATAATGAGTATGCTAAATAAACtcatattttttccatttttaatcaaaatatactaaagttaaaagggtaaaaatattgaaaaagtaaaataacatagataaaatatcattttggCCAAATTCTTTTTCcctaataataaatataaagaggGGAAAATGATATTACTCCATCTGTTTCTAATtacttgtaattttttcttaactTTCACTTGTCtctaattacttgttcattttgactaatcaagaaaggacaacttttttttatattataccctcaatttattactttgaaaaatatagaattttatgaaaatcttaaatttttaattcatctacttcataattaatatgaataaaatagtaaaattattatatcaattattatttacttaataGGTGTGTCAATTTAAAAGTTGACAAACAACGTcaactttataattttatcatCACCTATTTAAATAGTTGCATCATCAGTATGACAcacaagttaattaattaaattgacttaTAATAACGTATAATTTTTCttgttaatttaaatatgatgatatgataaataaataaaatgatataacatattgatatgaaataatacatttatcttAGAGCTTTCTTTTTTACATGTAAATGCATCATATTTTAAACCTTCTGCCCCAACTTAAAGACTAGAAAATAatgtcaaattcaaaattttactaCTTTTCAAGCTAATCTTTTGTCACAAAAAATTCCACCCtgtaatatatttgatatgtaTACTGGAATTATTCTACTGTTCTAGAATTAGGCTGAACTTAACCgtgtttataaaaattaattaatatacatcaaacgcgtacatattttttatcgatatatttttctttcatcattttaatttttttgtatggtTATGACTTAATGCAAATTTAAGAGTAAATTTcagaaatcacatacttttaaggtaaaattacaGTATATCTATTAGAAGTTTATACTTATAAAAATCTCTCAAAACgaacataataatataaacattgatacattaatctaatgcgcgagatacattaatttgatgcgcgagataTAGATATACTAATTTGCTACGCAAGGTACAGTTTATatatgatacactaatctgatgcgaaacatacattaatttgatgcgtgAGATATAGTCGTTTGATGCGTAAGATACAAAAATCTGATGCGCGaagtacattttatacatgatacactaatctgttGCACAAGATATACTAATTTGATGTGCAagatacactaatttgatgtgcgagatatattaatgtgatgctaaaaaataaggaattttaaaatttgtaaaacttataggaaataataataataagtaaattaaaatgTGAGATTTCCGTGATTAATCCAATAATTAGACAAACAAATTAATCCTAATTCTTGTAACATTTCCTAATTAGGTCCCTACAAATTCCTGACACTTTCCTTtttaaacacatttttttttccttaattaaaaaaaagctCCGTACAACTTCGCCCAAAGACATACAGAAAAAGGAAGCGATAACGGGTAGTGAATTTGGACTTCAACTTGTTTAATCATTTTTCGAGagttgaatatttatattaaagtttgATTAGTTTTAATTCGTATTGAATATTACTCCATTCAAGAATAACACTCTTAATTATTATGGACGAAACAATCCTATATATTACTCCTTGAGTTCAGCAATAATTACTATTTTGAAATGTCTATCAATATTGTATGTAATGTGATATTTATGGATAATTTTACttctaatttcaaaataaatcaatgttcgattatttttaatgttaataaattagTTTCCGGGTATGAACCTTTGGACGGTTGGTTCGACccggaaaatgatgaaatggtTTCGGGTCATAGTCATATCGTCGGAGACAATTCAACTTTGTGCCTTTGAACAGTCAACGTGCGAAAATTACTACGACTAATTCCCTCTCTGTGAATTGTTAAACCACTGAGAATTTTCATTTCCAATTTTTCGATCACAACGATCTCTGTGATCGATCAATTATTTAAAGGCCACACACACAGAGAGAAACGGAAATTggaatatattttactttttggtgGAAAATCAATCATGTCGATGTCTGATTCCGATACATCGTCGCAGGGAAGCGATTACAAGAACTTCCGGCAAGTTATACGTGACAGTAAGTATTCTATAATCACATTTTTGCTTGGAATTGGCCTTTGATTGAAACTATTAGGGTATTAATCAATCTGTTAGTAGAATAGAAATGTACTTTCCTTGATCCAATTTTGTAAATTGTGCTTTTTGTTAATGAGATGTGCCTGAATAAAGTAGACAGGATATTAGGGATTGACATAGTCAGTTGATTGATTGGTACTAATTTCTGTATGTTCATTTGAGaattacaacaacatacccaatgtaatGTGAGGTTTTGGGGAGGGTTGTGTGTATGGAGACCTCACTCCTACCTCGTAAAGATAGAGATGTTCATTTGAGAATTATTATTTGGTAATCTAATTATCAAAGTTTGTGATTcttttagcttttttttttgtggaggATAAATTGTCAAAATGGTTTGGAGTGAAATCAAGTCATCAGGTTATATTTACTATTAGTGACCTAAAATTAGGCGGATATTGCATTTTTGAATCCTACTGCAGACTAAAGCTTGGTATTTAATTGGAGAAGGGTAGAGAGAGGCGTTATTACCCCTCGAGCTTTGAACGTGCAGTTACTATCCCACGGGAATTTCTTGgttataaaaagataaaatttttattgttatctGATGGGTTGCGTAATATTGTGGGAACATATGAACCTCAGGatatttggtgttgagtttccTTACCTGGCAAATGGTTGAGTTTCTTGTTTATGTATAAATCCCTTTAAATTACCAGGCAACTGTTGCAGTTTTTATCTTCCACTTTTTCGAGCATTGATCACTGTAACTTTCCTTGGTTGCTCACTGTAGTAGCATCATTGGAATGGAATTATACCATCTGTTCTAGTGTAcggtaagaaaatattttggagTACTTGTAATGAATGTAACAGAGAAATTTTTACTCTGCAAAACCCAGGAAGCACTAACTGGAATTTTGTCATTTATAGAAACAGCCTAAGAGGTCAACTATTTTGGATTATCTAAAAAAGATGTAGGATATTTTCTGTCAGATGGTTGACAGCTCATAAACTGACTCTGCAACTCCACCTCAACaaaagattagtgaaaatgaTTGAAACTATCTAAATTAGTCaacagattttttaaaaatgaataaaccTAAAACCAACATTATTCTACACATCATAACATGCACAACCTCTTGATTTAGACATAAATTCTGGACGGAGTATACTATCAGAGCAGTTTTTGACATGGGATTTTGTAGGAAGTAGTGGTCAATATACACGTGGAAATGCGGAAGTTAAGCTCTGGGCATGTCATTCTTAAGCGTGGGGATGCTATAGATGTCGTATGAAGTGTTCTTCAGGAAATGCAAAAAGAGGTTCTTTTTGATGGGGGTTAGGCTAAtacaagatatttttttttgataagatAAGGTATAACAGGGATAATAttggataatttttttgataagatCAGGTATAACGGGTATAATAGACGTATACTTGTTACTTGTTAGTCATAAGAAACCGAAATAATATTGGAATGATGTATTTCTTGTTAGGTGTGGATAAATTCAGGACATACGGCACTTTAGACCGGCATTGCATTCGTTTTGCAATGCGTGACTATTCTTTTTCAGTAACATTATCTCTGGATTTTAATCCTatacaattttgatttttatcctTGGATAAACAACTTCTGGCGTAAGATAATTTCTAAATATGGTATATTGTTAATAGGGAACATAAAAAATGCAATAAACACCCAACTCTTTAATGCATTGTTTAACCTGATGCCTTATTCTAGATCAAACAACTGCCCTACTTtggacttctagattttggtgCAAGTTCGTTCTACCTTGTTGTTTTTTAGACCTTCTGTAATGCCTTAGGCAGGATATCCCCAGGTCCAAGACAGTATTTGTGATCTTTGAGAACACACTTTATTTTTATCCCTTTGGACTTTTACCACCTAAGCCCCAACAAATTTATGACTTACAGCGTATTATTAAGCCGTCAAACCCAAGCttgaaatttctttttccaCTGTTTTTGCTCCTATCAACCTAGGGCTCTAACATTCCTTTGATACGGTAAGAGTAATTTTTTTGGTATCAGCATCAAGAAGGTACAGGATATGGTACAAAAGAAGCAGTATACTCAATTTTCTCTATTGACTGAAAAGAGTCCCAAAATTCCTAAAACTGTAACATACTTCCTAATGTGTTCCCTTTGC contains these protein-coding regions:
- the LOC101263443 gene encoding IRK-interacting protein isoform X1 — encoded protein: MANSSSSSSKSSISPRHPPLFTPIEEGNEEEEYSQGRGSFRAETTPSEGEYRHHPTPLHSKTENKGKVCNKKRQENDDKGVLCNKCRPSNREKITVVPLDNKGNSLNSPHGGLFKSVLSNLVKKSPRLSLSSSEVESSVVGGVSTKEEQWKIALAEVSHKLIQATRKRDEAVLEASRLKFSMVELEKKLNKLEIYCHNLKSGLDVCSNNKVMMTNKSSLSLVQRVKFGEEDKVIEHFLVMVSEARSSVRILSRSMTLQLRQIGSKVYDRIALLLQPYEIKISISRNPRGLLVYLEALLNKAFYDDFESIGYQKSCCNQILNPIDRCESNFGLYNRLKDLTWEEVLSKGTRFYSEEFSKFCDRKMSEIVAMLGWNRAWPEPLLQAFFGASKAVWLVHLLANSLHPTLPIFRVDKEMKFDSIYMEDMGADKAKKLVPNMVRIMVTPGFYVYDNVVKCKVLCRYNNNIGINNNEGLITPSPT
- the LOC101263443 gene encoding IRK-interacting protein isoform X3, with product MANSSSSSSKSSISPRHPPLFTPIEEGNEEEEYSQGRGSFRAETTPSEGEYRHHPTPLHSKTENKGKVCNKKRQENDDKGVLCNKCRPSNREKITVVPLDNKGNSLNSPHGGLFKSVLSNLVKKSPRLSLSSSEVESSVVGGVSTKEEQWKIALAEVSHKLIQATRKRDEAVLEASRLKFSMVELEKKLNKLEIYCHNLKSGLDVCSNNKVMMTNKSSLSLVQRVKFGEEDKVIEHFLVMVSEARSSVRILSRSMTLQLRQIGSKVYDRIALLLQPYEIKISISRNPRGLLVYLEALLNKAFYDDFESIGYQKSCCNQILNPIDRCESNFGLYNRLKDLTWEEVLSKGTRFYSEEFSKFCDRKMSEIVAMLGWNRAWPEPLLQAFFGASKAVWLVHLLANSLHPTLPIFRVDKEMKFDSIYMEDMGADKAKKLVPNMVRIMVTPGFYVYDNVVKCKVLCRFWRTF
- the LOC101263443 gene encoding IRK-interacting protein isoform X4, with translation MANSSSPFTPIEEGNEEEEYSQGRGSFRAETTPSEGEYRHHPTPLHSKTENKGKVCNKKRQENDDKGVLCNKCRPSNREKITVVPLDNKGNSLNSPHGGLFKSVLSNLVKKSPRLSLSSSEVESSVVGGVSTKEEQWKIALAEVSHKLIQATRKRDEAVLEASRLKFSMVELEKKLNKLEIYCHNLKSGLDVCSNNKVMMTNKSSLSLVQRVKFGEEDKVIEHFLVMVSEARSSVRILSRSMTLQLRQIGSKVYDRIALLLQPYEIKISISRNPRGLLVYLEALLNKAFYDDFESIGYQKSCCNQILNPIDRCESNFGLYNRLKDLTWEEVLSKGTRFYSEEFSKFCDRKMSEIVAMLGWNRAWPEPLLQAFFGASKAVWLVHLLANSLHPTLPIFRVDKEMKFDSIYMEDMGADKAKKLVPNMVRIMVTPGFYVYDNVVKCKVLCRFWRTF
- the LOC101263443 gene encoding IRK-interacting protein isoform X2, with the protein product MANSSSPFTPIEEGNEEEEYSQGRGSFRAETTPSEGEYRHHPTPLHSKTENKGKVCNKKRQENDDKGVLCNKCRPSNREKITVVPLDNKGNSLNSPHGGLFKSVLSNLVKKSPRLSLSSSEVESSVVGGVSTKEEQWKIALAEVSHKLIQATRKRDEAVLEASRLKFSMVELEKKLNKLEIYCHNLKSGLDVCSNNKVMMTNKSSLSLVQRVKFGEEDKVIEHFLVMVSEARSSVRILSRSMTLQLRQIGSKVYDRIALLLQPYEIKISISRNPRGLLVYLEALLNKAFYDDFESIGYQKSCCNQILNPIDRCESNFGLYNRLKDLTWEEVLSKGTRFYSEEFSKFCDRKMSEIVAMLGWNRAWPEPLLQAFFGASKAVWLVHLLANSLHPTLPIFRVDKEMKFDSIYMEDMGADKAKKLVPNMVRIMVTPGFYVYDNVVKCKVLCRYNNNIGINNNEGLITPSPT